ttctttctaaatgtgaATTGTATTCTCAACGGTTGTCTTCTGGAAATGAAAAGTAAACATTTAATCAACGGTATATGATATGATTCATTGCTGTTTGAACTGTATCAATAAAAAAAGTACTAAAACGTAATAGAACTGATGCCTTCCGTTGGATAACCAGACTAAAACACCTTGAAGATTCTAAAATGCCACTCTTCTCCCTACCCTACCCTTCACTCTACCACATCATAGTCATCAACGAACTTGTAACACCAAAGAGAAGTAAACATAGCATCACTCCTGTGTTCGCACCGCCGACCGCGGCTTTGTTATTCAACGACGGTGACTCGCCGTTAATCGTGACCGGCGGAGACTGAGCTGGGTCACTCGGAGCCTCGACGTAGGAAGGAGGCGGAGGCTGGTTGAGGCTGGGAGGCAACCCATTGCCGTGCCGAACGAGGATCTTGAATGCCATGCCACGCTGACATTGGACACCATCGCCAGCGTCGGAGAAGTAGTAGTTTGCGCCCTCAATAGTCAACGGCACTTCAATGGTCAAGGATTGATCAAAGTCTGTGTTCCCGCCGTTGTATTGGAAGGTATCGGTGTCTGAAGCATCGTCCGTAGTACAATTACGATAAGTCGTTTCATTGTACGTCTGGATCACCGTCTGATTTGTGGTGGTCCTAAATACTATAAACAATTAAtgagaaaaaaggaaaaggaaaagtcaAAAATGGCGAATGGAATAAATAATGGATGCTAAAGAATTATTAAAGCTTTTGGATCTTACTGAGATAGTCGCCGAGACTGAAAGTCTGATTAGCAGCCCAGGACGTGTAATTGGTGGCGGATGTGTTAGTTTTAGAATGAAAGAACCAGCCAGCATCACCGCCAACGGTGTGGTTGGTGTAACCGGTTGCGACGGTAGCGGTGGTGATGAGGAGGCCTAGCAGCGCTAGAATGAGTTTGGTGTTGGAACCCATGAGTGCCGCTGAATGTGAATGTGGGCGTCTGATCTGATCATTAATCATAGCTCGAGCGGCGGGTTTTTCAAAGGTATTAATAAAATTGGTAGTTAACGATAGTGGAAGGAACGTGGTAAGCCACGTGAAAGAGGCTGGGTATATGAGCCTATAACTTTACTTTGTCGTTGTTCGTTTTCCTATACTATTTTTTCTCCTTGAAGGGTTTTATActaggttaaattctgctattagtccatATACTTTGAAAACGTTATagatttaatcattttactttaatttgatcaattttagtttctatactttttgaattgatcaattttagtgCTAAccctaaataataatatttaaatccaTTTGGTTAAATCCAATTACTAGTCATATACTATCCTTTTGGTTAAATCATTTTTAAGtcttatacttttcgaatttttaaattttagtattaacacaataattatatgataatatCTTTGTTGgatcagattttgaaaataacataACTTAACTTAAGAAACTTAACCATTACTATTTGgtgaggattgaaattttaaaatttgaaaagtattaaCACTAAAAATAACCAATTTAAAATACATGAACTAAACCCACAACTTTCacaaaatataaggactaataaaaaattctttatatCATTCCTAAACCTATCATAAGCATAACCAACTAGTTCTTTCGATAgttattctattttattataacaattaatttgttcataatcaattttttattttttatgttttattttttataatagttttttttatctataacaataacatcaataaaatatatgatatattatttattaaatcaattcTCTATAATAATTTCTTCtcttaaattttagtaaatttaattgTATtcctaagtaaaataaaaataataaattttagttagatatccagtaaaatttttaatttttatataaaaaattattaatcattttttgaaaataaaaataataaaaaacataacaccccttaataaaatattcttaaaaaaattttaaacacaaacacttaaacaataacatcaaatttcaaaaatagataTGTCAAATAAACATACatgaaattcaataaataaatccAAGACTTATAAATGTCATgcatttaaagaaaaataagcatccataaaattcaataaataaatctACTACTTATAAATGTGAATGTATCAATAAGTATACATGAATAAACATTAATTCGTTtgcataaataataaatatatagaaGATAAATATATGGTAAAACCTATGTATATGCAAATTTCAtgtttttctcccttttttttttcaaaaagcaaTCAAAATAATGAAGCATGATaccaattataaaaatattttgaaaataaaagcatACGAAAAATAAAGATTAACGCGAGAACACAATGAGTTATAATATATTCATATGAAGAACATGTCAATTGTATTCTTAGAAGCAAACAATGAAATGGAAAAGAAGCATACTTGAAATCAATTTATAAAGAACATTTTATGCAAAATTTCTGAGGATCATAtgaattagtcctaattgcataaatttttacCTAAATTCATGTCTAATGAAATATACCAATTGATACTTAAACAACGATACCAATTGTTAATAAGAAATGTGAACAAGATATGGATTAAGAATCAAAGAATTGCATGCTAAGGATAATTCAATAAGGTCATAAGCAATTCCTATTTCTAGTACTCCCTCTTACTAGATGCATATCCTAatgattttcttctcttttctagaTAACAAttgttaattaataaaataagaaatgtaAAACACAACAATACCTAAAATGTGGATATCAAAAGCTCATCAAAGCTACAATGATATCGATTATGAAGAGCATAAGAATGAGAAATTCATACAAGGCATAACATATAGACAAGCAAGAGAGATTTCACTCAATAAGTAGACTTAGCATCATGCAATTTCACCATGTTCAATAAAGTGAAGATTTTCTAAAGCATAAGACATGACAAAGACATCCATTTAATAACATAGCACGTAATCATATAATGGATATcaatatatttaataacataGCACGTAATCATATAATGGATATCAATATATGTGATGTGAGGGAGAAACTATGACATTTTTGTTGAAGTTAAACTttaaataaaagcataaaatatATCATGGCAAAGGTATCTAAAGATAACATGACAAATAATAGCAAGATTCCAATGCAAGGGATTCTAAGTCCTAATCTTTAGACTAAATCTAATCTTAACTTCTAAACTTAAGTATAATTCTAAGTTCTTAACTTAAGTTCTAATCCTAGACCAAATTCGAAGACTCCTCCTAAGTTTAATCTAATCCTAAGTCTAGTTTTAAAACTAGTTCTAGAGACTAATTCTAAAACCAATTCTAAGCTTATATGATAATTCTAATCCAAAGTCTAACCTTAAGACTCTAAACGAATTCTAAAACAATAACAAGTACCTTATACACAACTTAAGTAATGGGGTAATCAGAGCTTAAGAAAATatttcaaaactttaatactttgtAAAATGGCCATCGAAGGTTCATAACAAGATAAAagcatttttttatcattttgaatagATTTTAGTGGATAAAGCAAAATTGTTCAAATGATATTATGATCTTAAtatcaagaaattaaaaaatatacacCTTtaagtaggggtgagcaaaactatattcaactaaaaaaaatcaaatttagaattaaatgaatcgagttattcgagtcaaatcgaatttttttcgaatttcaagtttgaatcgagttgagttttcgaatttgaataactcgaataaaccgaatagaaattataatattttacatttttacccaaaaccCCCAAACTTTTTTACTTTCCCCCCAAAAATTTTATTCCCCTCCCATCCCCCCTGTCTACCCTTAACTCATTTTCCCGccaatatttttttgaatattcctcccccccccaaaaaaaaattactCCTCCCATTTTCTTTCCTCTCGAAATTTTACTTTTCCTAAAtcatcaaaactttttattttcccccgaaatttttacttctcaccctttacccctaaatcaaaaatcaaaatcatcccaaaaaatccctaaacctaaatagtaataattttatttgtatctactatttataatattaaattaaatttcacattttgcactatttatattattgaattgtttaatcatattgaatctttaaatatttctgttaaaatagaattattgataatgtcataaatattcgtgttaaaattttatgttggtatcaatttcacactttatctttaagataattttaataaaaaattacattttttacatttaatatatattttttaattttaaaatacatagtgacaagaatcaaaAGATAATTGAAGTAACTAagtaagcaaagaagctaacccgtaaataaaagattaataaatcatttatcaGGGGattaaagttaataacaaatttgattacagtGGAGAAATTTGACTACGATGGGTGAATGTGGTTACAAGGAGTCaaagtcattttttaaatttaactcaaacaaatatatttgatttgattagaTTCAAATTTCACCTCACTCAactcaattcgagaaaatttcaaatcgagttaggatgataaaataggattcgtcaaattgattaactcgaaattttttcatttgattcgattcgattgaaTGCTCACCCCTATCTTTAAGCCTTACATTTTTCTTGAAAGTCCAATGATTTTCAATAAAGATTAAtgatttaaaaagtatttttatttcacttttattGAAAAATTCAAGCTAAGATAGTATGACTTGACCATTCACCCGTATATGCTCCTAAGAACAAAAAAATGTAATATGAAGATGTCAAAAGTCTTATACAAGTATACCTAAACCCTATACAAAGCATTCTAACATGTATATAATTCTAAAATATGTACAAACAATGTACCATAATAATACAACCAtgtttgaatataaaaaaatcactAGGTGACTTATTTTTGtaatcataaaacatattaaacCAAAATGCTATGTGATCTAAAAAATTCAGATAAGGTATATATACTTAGTACAAGGCATATTAGGCACATTTCACATATTTCAAACATGTTTGCATACAAATGTACCTATGTACAACCTATATTAACCTAGATCTATCTATTGACAACCAATATACTAAAATCTACACTATATACATGGATCAATCAAAACTTAACTTTTAAACTCTTTGAGAAACTTATTTTTCCTTTGAAAATGAccattaaataagttaattttgaaaaacACAATTTCGATAAACTTGAACTTTtccaaaaacttttaaataataaagcAAAATTATTCAAGTGATCAAATGACTTAATTAACAAGGTAACCTAAAAATCAAATATTGAAAGCTTATTTCCTTGAATTTGGACTCAAATTGGAAAATCATACTAAAACATCATTTCAAATCTCTTTAAGCCATTCAGTGAAATTTTGTAACCTATTTAAAGTGTccataaatcattcaaatcaatatttGACTATCTTAGGTCAAAGAATCCATAAACTTGCATTTAGAACACtaaaaatgtaacgccccaaaatttaaatttttgtttttacgaATGTGTGACACAATTGAGtatttgcttcaatggttaagtgttttgggtgtgtgtgtgaggtcccaagttcaagctatgacttgggtaaattttggtatttttatgaataaagcccAATATTTGGTCAATaggcttttatttaattgttgataagcttatatcagaatgggcctattggtttagtggttaagtaatgtgttggcttgttgatggtcctgtgtttgaatccctacATGAGCAAGGGAGATTATTTTTGCTCTGTTTGGTGGCTGAAAGTTTGAGTTGTATTGGAAATCTGAGTAGTGGAAGTTTGATAGAGTGAATTAAAGGATTTTGGGGTTATCGAGATTGTTATTGAATTATTCTGTTCAtaatttttctcctttttttccctaaaaataattttttttttattttcttttctcttcttctccctTTTTGCTACCATTTTCCTTTTCCATTGTTTTTCCTTGCTGTCGAAATTCTTATGCTTTCCCATTCTTTTTCTCTTCAACTTCTTTCCAATCGGTCTCATTTCGTTCCACGATTAACTGTGATCGTTCGGTAAGTACTCAACTTTTTGACATTTGTTTCTCTCCAAAAACTTTGCTGATTTTTCCATTGGGATTTCCTCTCTCTTTTGCCAAAACCTACCTTTCTCTTcctattttctttcaattttgctCCCATCTCGACTGCAATTGCACTTTTGTTCCTTATTTTGGTGTTTCGTGGACAACTTTGGTAAGTAATTTTATATGGTTTGTAGTTGAGAATGTTAAGTTTCTAACCAAGGGTTATTCTGATGTTTGGGTAGCATCGTTTCGCTAGGATTGAGACTCTTCTAGTACTACTTCGTAAGCAAATTGATTTGAACTGTTGGGGGTAAGTTTCAATCATTCAATAGTTGAGTAATCCACTCAGGTTGGTTTTAATTTGTCGATTAAGTGATTAACTTAGTAGTATTTTGGTCAATTATAAGTTCGGGATTGCTTGGAGTTGCTTTTACGTAAAaaatgatacaggtatgtacCCGAAACATAGAAAATAGGGTTTTAGCGAAAGCCAAAAACTTCACTATCGACGCCACACCGGCGTGTGGTTGTCCGTGTGATAAGTCGTGTGCGACCACACGATCGTGCAATCGACGAGGCCAGGCCGTGCGTATAAGATATGACTGTGTGACAGCCAATGCCAAATTGGGCCGTGcgagccacacaggcgtgtgggcccatacaggcaggccatatgggcatgtgagcccattttcactaaattgattgctaaggttgcacaggtcgcccaagtcaactgtgaacctactgtagggtctgtaagcatcacttagaccctTAATTGTGTGAACTGactatttgatttatatatattgagcatgatgatagtataCACGTATACTAaactggttatatgtactgatatCATGAGATAACATGTCAtgatttgtatgttgcattgcataggGTTGGGTGGATTATATTTGGAGAAAGTGTACTGAAAGactcttaagcctaatatactagcagctcagctacaaattactattttgtgccgcattcgaTACTACCTAAAGTGTAGGGATGGGTTGGTTGATTTAATCctcacatagagtgtagggttggacggagatggtgtgtagagactggttgggtaggactttgttactgaatactgtatggctgctactgatactgtgatgggctaaggccctaatgcaTACTGATACTGTGaagggctaaggccctactgcatatttcatactgtactgagatgggctaaggcccaaaccgTTACTAATACTGAAATGAGCTTAGGCCTAAAATT
The Gossypium hirsutum isolate 1008001.06 chromosome A07, Gossypium_hirsutum_v2.1, whole genome shotgun sequence genome window above contains:
- the LOC107952911 gene encoding blue copper protein; amino-acid sequence: MINDQIRRPHSHSAALMGSNTKLILALLGLLITTATVATGYTNHTVGGDAGWFFHSKTNTSATNYTSWAANQTFSLGDYLIFRTTTNQTVIQTYNETTYRNCTTDDASDTDTFQYNGGNTDFDQSLTIEVPLTIEGANYYFSDAGDGVQCQRGMAFKILVRHGNGLPPSLNQPPPPSYVEAPSDPAQSPPVTINGESPSLNNKAAVGGANTGVMLCLLLFGVTSSLMTMMW